The following nucleotide sequence is from Mytilus edulis chromosome 13, xbMytEdul2.2, whole genome shotgun sequence.
TGACGACTAAACCGAACTACAATGTCTGGGCGTAGAGTTGTCTGTACGCATTCTGGAAACACAAGCTTCTTTCCAATGTCAGCTCTCATGTTCCATTCACTGCCCTTGTCCAAGATAAAGTGCTGTTGTGACTTTGTTGCATGTCCCGTATCTCCCTCCCTAACGAATCTGATCTACTTTGCCTCTGTTTTTGATGGTCTcttctttttttctctcaatatgaAGGATCTCTGCTAGATGTTTTAGGACCTTGTCGTGCCGCCATCGATACCTTCCATGTGTCAGAGCAACCTTGCAGCCTGAAAGTCTAATTGCCATAGTACCTCTTTCACCACATAACTTGCAGCTTGGTCCTTCTATCAGTCCCAATCGGTGTAAGTTACAAGGGGAAGGAAGTGTATAGTACACTGACCTAAGCATGAATGAAATTCTGAATGGTTCCATCCTCCATAACTCTGCCCACGTGATCTTTCTTCCTGGCAAGTTCCACTTCATCCATGCTCCTTGACGGCTAAGCTCTACTGCTTTTGCCCTTCTTTGTTCTTCTTCTACTGTTCTTATTTCTGATTGTACCATGCTACTCTTCTCTTTTGGTGTTGCCTTTGACCACTGTTGGAAATGTGTCATTCCTAAGCCTTGTCTTGCAGTACAGGTGTTGCCAACTATGTCTTTGTGCTTGATCTACTGCAGTTCTCGCTGACCATTTACGCCCAGTACGTGTCTGTATTCCAGCCTTACTGATCTTGCTATCCTTCGAGTTTCTGAGAGTCATAACAAGTCTGCTCTTTGATACCTTGTATTTCTCCAAAGTTGATGTTAAAGGTAGCTGTAGTTGTGATGATCTACTGTAAAGGCCTATGGCTGTAAAACTTGGTGGTACTCCTAGCCATCTTCTTAGGTGACTGTTTATCTTTCTTTCTATAGATTCGACTGTTGTTGCTGTCATTTAATATATCATGAGAAGCCATGTCAGTCTTGATAACAGCCCATATTGGTATATCCAAGCCTTAAACTTCTCAGGCAATCCACTCTTATCTACCTTCTTAAGCCATTCTACAACCTCAGTTTGTACTGTCTTCACACTGGTATTGTCTTTAAGGGTATCATCAAACCATTTTCCAAGGCACTTTATAGGGTTGTCTACTATTGTTGGTATTTCGTCCCCTTGGATCTTAAGCTGGAACTTTGTTGTTATATGACCCTTTTTCAGTATCATTGATCTTGATTTCCTTGGCTTATATTTCATCCTTGCCCAGGTGACTACTTCTTCCAGTGCTGTCAGTATCCATCTTGCTTGAATATGGGACGGTGTTGTTACTGTAAGGTCATCCATGAACTCTCTTGTCCCTGAATCTGTCTTTGGACCTCTTGTTTCTCTTTCTGCTGCCTTCATGATGATATTCATACCCATAATGAATAGTATTGGTGATATGGTACAACCAGTAACTATTCCTTTCTCTAACTTCTGCCATTCTGTGGTCTTGTTATCTACAGTAAATCGCAGCAGTATTCTATCGTAATACTTTAAGACTATCTTATTGATGTGTTCTGGAATGTGGTAGTGATCCATTGCCATCTCTATTAATTTGTGTGGTACTGATCCATATGCATTTGCCAGGTCTAACCATACTACTGCCAAATTTTTCTTTCCTGTCTTTGCCTCATGTATGAGTTGTTCTACACATCCCGAAAAACCTACAATGCCTCCTTTCTGCATAGATGTATCAATGTAGCTGTTCTCTACCATATACTTTGTCATCCTGTATGCCATTACAGAGAAGTAAAGTTTTTCCCTCGACGCTCAACAATGAAATTGTTATAAACTGTGAGATGTCTTTTGAATCCTTTTCTTTTGGTACAAAGCATCCTTCTGCTTTCTGACAGCTTTCAGGAATGGTTCCTTTTTTCCATAGTGTTTGGAATAGCTGCCACAGTTTTCTTAGTATCTTTGGGCATTTCTTGTAGACTTTTATGGTACACCACTGTATCCAGGTGCTGATCCTGTTCTTGCCT
It contains:
- the LOC139500386 gene encoding uncharacterized protein; translation: MVQSEIRTVEEEQRRAKAVELSRQGAWMKWNLPGRKITWAELWRMEPFRISFMLRSVYYTLPSPCNLHRLGLIEGPSCKLCGERGTMAIRLSGCKVALTHGRYRWRHDKVLKHLAEILHIERKKEETIKNRGKVDQIR